ATCCGCTGCGCGGCGCGTTGAGCAAACTGCTGGCCCAGCTCACGCCGGGTCGGTTGCAGTACAGCTTTTTGATCAACAACGGCACCGATGCCGTGGAAGGCGCCATCAAGCTGGCGCGCGCCCATACGCACCGCCATGGTTTCGTCAGCTCGCTGGGCGCCTTCCACGGCAAGTCGCTCGGCTCGCTCAGTTTGATGGGCAAATTGCGTTACCGCAAGGCCTTCGAGCCGCTACTGCCCGATGTCACCTTTGTGGAATTCGGCGACGCGGAGGATTTGGAATTCGAATTGCACAAAGCTGAAAAAGTGGGCTGGCAGATGGCGGCGGTGGTACTCGAACCGGTGCAGGGCGAGGCCGGCGCCATCGTGCCGCCGGATGATTACTGGCCCAAGGTTCGGGAGATTTGCGATCGTTACGGTGTTCTGCTGGTCGCGGATGAAGTGCAAACCGGCTTGGGCCGCACCGGCAAGATGTTCGCGGTCGAGCATTGGAACGTCGCGCCGGATATCATGTGCCTCGGCAAGGCCCTGGGCGGCGGCGTGATGCCCCTGGCTGCGTTCATTTCGACGCCCGAGATTTGGACGGCCTTCGAGCAGGACCCGCAAGTGCACTCTTCCACCACCGGCGGCAATCCGCTCGCCTGCGCCGCCGGGATCGCCGCGATCGCCGTGACCCTCGCCGAAGATTTGCCCGGCCAGGCGGCCCGCAAGGGCGCTTACTTGCTGGCGGAACTGCAGCGCCTGCAGCAACGCTTCAGCGACATCATTGCAGCGGTGCGCGGCAAGGGTTTGTTGTTGGGCATGCAATTCCGCAATGCCGAATACGGCTGGCAAGTGGTTTCGCGGCTGTTCCGCAAGGGCGTGCTGGTGGCCGGCACCATGAGCAACTCGGAAACCGTGCGCTTCGAGCCGGCGCTCAACATTCCCGATGACTTGCTGGATGAAATCCTCAATCGCCTGGAAGAGGCCTTGCGCGAAGTGCGGCAGGGCCGGCCCAGTTGAAAACCTTGCTTTCGGGAATCAAAATCGCTATCGTGGCCGCGAGGTTTGGTCGTGGGACGCGCGGCAGCAGACGATTTGAACTAAATGGTGAGAATGAGAATTCA
The window above is part of the bacterium genome. Proteins encoded here:
- a CDS encoding aminotransferase class III-fold pyridoxal phosphate-dependent enzyme → MISTYTPPAAAPVRPTPLLPSHASAAAGKKPPAASAGREQDEEVLRECRKWLDIISGTMLDESQHHAMIEETLRNHIDYINKQWGHARKSVSAAGDYACLEWMGQASKFCDNLGREYIDCLGGYGLYNAGIRHPQIVQAVQAQLQRNPLSSQELLDPLRGALSKLLAQLTPGRLQYSFLINNGTDAVEGAIKLARAHTHRHGFVSSLGAFHGKSLGSLSLMGKLRYRKAFEPLLPDVTFVEFGDAEDLEFELHKAEKVGWQMAAVVLEPVQGEAGAIVPPDDYWPKVREICDRYGVLLVADEVQTGLGRTGKMFAVEHWNVAPDIMCLGKALGGGVMPLAAFISTPEIWTAFEQDPQVHSSTTGGNPLACAAGIAAIAVTLAEDLPGQAARKGAYLLAELQRLQQRFSDIIAAVRGKGLLLGMQFRNAEYGWQVVSRLFRKGVLVAGTMSNSETVRFEPALNIPDDLLDEILNRLEEALREVRQGRPS